Within Gavia stellata isolate bGavSte3 chromosome 12, bGavSte3.hap2, whole genome shotgun sequence, the genomic segment TGCGTGACAAACATGCTCAGTGGTGGtgtttctcctgctccagcctcccCGAGGCCCTGTGAGGAGGAGGGCTGTGTTGTGGTGCTGGCTCCTGGCATCCGCCTGGACGGGGTGGGATGTGGGAACCAAACGGTGTCCCCTGCTCGTGCCCTAAGGGCCACAAAGTGCAGCGTTCCTCTTGTTTCTTTCCCACGTGCTTTCCTTctaaaagtaattaatttttatggaAACCAAACAGGTCCATCGATGGTAAAGTATACCCAGGAATAATAAAGGAGAAAGCTTCTGCTCAAAAGGAATATGACACTGCGGTCTCGCACGGGCAGAGCGCCGGCCTCGTCAAGTACGTTCCCATCCTGAGTAAGGCTGCTCCAAtgctcttcctcagctggggagcGGTTAAACGCTGGAGCCAGCCACCTCTCAGCAAGGATAAATGTGAAAAGCAGCCTTGGGTTCTTGTTGGGAGGGACggtgtgtatatacatatattcaCATACATATATGATTTATATCTGATCCTGCAATGGGCTTCAGTTGGAGATGTCACTGTTCAAGTGTTGCCCTGGGACTTGTTGTCATGCGGGAGCACCTTGCTGGGCTGGGATGATGCTCAGTCATTGGGTCCGCTTCTCCGCAAGCGCAGAGGACCGTGGCACTTGAGCAGAGATCTCACTTTTGTGGTGTATTTAATCTGTGTTTCCCACGTATTCAGTCCCAGTCCTACTTGACCGCAGCCTGGGACACGCAGAGGCTTCTGCTCCATTTCTCAGCTTGCATGCACATCACCCATGGCACACTTACGTAATGTATGTAATACATATAATATTGCccacaatattaaaaaatcttCACTTTTATAAGATTTACTGctactatttatttttacctaCTCCATGTGGCCCCTTGGCCATTATTTAGCACACTTCATAAACTTTGGCCACTGCACGCAAACCTTCCCTGCAGGAGATAAATCTCTGTTCCCTGCCCAGAATCACAGGCAGAAAACTGGAGCAGTTTCACGTTTCCGTCAGCattgctgctgccagcaaagTCACTTTTGAGTTGACATACGAGGAGCTGTTGAAGCGGCAGCTGGGGAAGTTCGAGTTGCTGATCAAGGTCCGACCAAAGCAGCTTGTTAAGCACTTCCAGGTGAGCTGCCCCGgcgagggctggggagggagcagcgCAGTGTTTTTTGGGCACGGACATGTTCCCTCCGAGATGCTGATGCTGATTTCTTCTCCACTGTCAGATTGACGTGCACATCTTCGAGCCCCAAGGCATACGCTTCTTGGAGACAGACAGCACGTTCATGACAAATGAGTTAACTGAGGCGCTCACGAAAGTGTGGAACGAAACCAAGgtaaagcagcagctgccagatgTTACTGCCGGTGACAGCTTTAAGTTATGTtgctttaaatcttttcttctgaTTGCTTTGCAGgctcatattttatttaagcCAACTGTAGATCAACAGAAGATAAATCCTGAACTCAATGAAACCCTCCTCAATGGCGATTTTGTCGTGCGTTACGATGTTAAGAGAGGTGCCACTGCAGGTGATATACAggtaaaaagaaatagaaataaacatgcTTTTTGATGATAGATAGTCTGAATGTGAAATGCAATCAgcaaaacagcaacatttactTTGAAACACCAAGAGCGACAGGAAAAGCTGTTTCCATTAATCCGGGGTCAGCAGGAACTGATGGCAATGGTCAGTAAATCTCCAGAGATACCAGACACATTGCAAGAATGGATCATCCATGAAAGAAAATCAATCTTTCAAACTTCGTTTCAATATCTAATCTATATTGCCACTTTATAGATGtctttttacattctttttaaaattattttggctgATCTAAGGTGTGTTTGTGGCTTCTTGTAAATTAAGTTTAGAGGAATGTGATTTATATAACTATTGAAATgactgtttggttttcttttgggtttttttgtgacaACTGAGGCATAACTAAAGAGAGCAggaacttaaaaatatttatggacCAATGCGTATCCTAGGGAATAAAATACGTTATTTTCCGTACCATTTCACTAATGAAGTATACATGGATGTGCTAAAAGATGGTAGTCACAGTCAATGGGCAGAGATGTGCTCATAGGTGATAATAAAGAGGTAGCATAATATACAGTGATAATACAGATATATCATACATATGGCACAGAGGCGTataatgtatattttatatatatttatatacatttttatatacatttttatatatatatatatgctgtTCTCTTGTAATTTGCTCTCTACAGATAGTCTTGCTTCCAGCtaggaaatacattttaataattctttGATTTGGGCTTATGTGCAAGAACAGAATGCTGAGCATGCACCCCCCTTCTTGCTATGCCAGAACGTTAAGatgcaatatttatttatttagatgtAATGATATACATGCTTTCAcattctgtatttcagattgTCAATGGGTATTTTGTGCATTACTTTGCACCCCATGAAATGCCAGTGTTTCCCAAAAACGTCATCTTCGTTATAGATCGAAGTGGCTCCATGGCGGGCAGAAAAATTGAACAGGTAACTTACCTCAAAGTACTGACCTCTGCTTGCCTCAGTCACACACACCAGCCTTTCGAAGAAGTGACTGTGAATTTCACTTTTGAAACACATGCTGGTTTTGTACACAGCAAAATTTTCGGACATCTAGAAATGCTTGAAAATACATATGCACAGATTTAAGCTATTAAAGAGCAACACTTTGCTGATACGGCTGTTCTCACGGGTATCAAGCATTAAGGCAGGGAGCactttttctgcctctctctttgcagaatattttgcttctaatttttttctttaatgaagtTTAAAGAACTACTTTGTCTGGTTTACCTTTATTGATGACTGTGTATGTAGCTTTGCTAGAGAGCAGACAAGCCTGCTACATCCCTCATAGGTGTGTTTTTATGGCCATAAGTCAAGTGAATGGGCCATTTCTGATGGTCTCAAcctgaaaaatacaattaagGCTAAATAAGGGCATCTTGAATACTGCTGTATTACACTGCAATTCCAATCCCAGTTctggcagagaagcagaaatactCAAAATGATTCTTTTCTCCTTGGAACAGACGAGGGATGCCCTGTTGAAGGTTTTGCAAGACCTCCACCCAGAAGATCATTTCAGCTTTATCACCTTTAACAGCAAAGTGGTGGAGTGGAAGAGCTCTTTGCTGCAAGCCACTGCAGAGAACGTGGCGAGTGCTTCAGGATTCGTGCAAACTCTTTCTGCTAGTGGAGGTATAAGGCACCACCTAGATGCTTGTAACCATAAACATGCACCCAATATAATAtattgctcagaaaaaaaaaaaatatattattagtCATATAGTGCCACAGAACTACCATCAGTGCTCACAAAACAAGTAAGTTTTTAATACTTACGAGTGATGAGTGGGATAGAGAGGCTGGTTATGGGAGTGGAAGGATTGGTGACTACATTATGGTATGGATATTTAGAGAGGTGGTTACATCACATCTATGAACCATACAAGCCACAAAGTTTTGTTGCAGATTTTTATAACAGAGATGGCTGGAAGACTTCCTGATAGTAtattttttctacagaaaaatggCAATTCACTCAACATTTGACAGcaatttgctgatttttttaatatcaatgGTCcccttgtaaaataaaatgtatccTAAGTTATACTCCTGTGTAAGCCATGCTACAGACACAAAATAGTCAAAATAGACATGAAGCATTTCAATTGTTGCATCACTCAGTGcactttgttttattatttagttTTAAGCACATCTAAAAGGCTATATCTCTCATTAATGTTATGCTGTTAGTATTAACATAGGTTTTCTTACCCCAGGCGCTAACACCAATAAAGCCCACCTGTGCCCAGctcttttctttggtttctcAAATAAGGCTAGGAGACATTTCTTAAATGTAGGTTAACGGATGACAGTGTGTTTATTTAAGCACTTTTTAATGGCTCTAGACATGTTTGTATTTCCCATGACATATGTGTGGCATAGTCCCAAAAGAATACTCCAGCATTGCCGTTGCAATATGATACACCATAATTAAACCCCATAGGCTAAACCCCTGAATCCTCATCTCTCTGAAGGATTACTGCCTGCAGAAAACTTTAAACAACTCTGCAGGTCCTCTGCAGATGAAGTGCACTGATTTCTTTGGATGATTATCCTTTTTAGGTGAGTGATGCCTGCTTTCTCATTACAGGCACAGATATCGATCATGCCCTGCTGACTGCCGTGAGAGTGCTGGATAAAGCCGAGAGGCTGCCAGAACGGAGCGTCTCCATGATTATTTTGCTGACAGACGGCCAGCCCACTTCTGGTGAGTGAATCCTAGCCTCAGTCCTACCCctccttgatttttttatcttttacaCTTGCATCTCAGATGTTGATAGACATAGTCTGTGTTTCAGAAGAGCTTTGGTATAAGCAAGCTGGGCTATCGCTGGATCCAAGTCTGCGTCAGAGAGAGGGTGTTTATGAGAGGGCTCTGGTAAGGGCTGTAAGAAGTGATGGCAGAACCTGCCTGCCCATGACCACAGGTCCTTTAGCTGGGAACTGTTTTGCTAGATACCATTGGCTTCCCAGTTTATGAACTTGAGGGAATTGTTGAAGATACTCCAGGCACAGTTGAAATGTGAAAGTAAAATACTCAGAGCTGAAACATGGACATTTTGCATATATTATGTACGGTCCCATTTGAGAGGTATTGCTTAtatttcttcacctttcttgcCCCAAACTTGAGATATTTTCAAGGCGCCTCTTGTTTTGTATTCTTTTCCATGTCTTGCTCTTTACTAGTGGTCAGCCGTGATAGCACAAACCAGAGGGTTGAGATAGAAATATTGAGTTAAATAAACAGTAACTCCCAATGCAATGGCGCAAACATCACTTGTTCTGAACAGGAGCTTGTCTAAGTTTTGTGTGGTACCAGCATCTCTCCAAGACCAGCAATATTAATTCAGCTGTAAGCTGTCTAATAAGATCAGTCCGCCTTTCAGATCGTGTGATCCATACTGCTTTGGGGTTagtttatttgtttgggtttcttaATGAAATTCAGCTCACGATGCTGCCTGCTCAGCACAGCCACACTGAGCCTCAAATATCCCCGAGCACACTGCTCATCCACAAGCTGGCTAGAAATCAGGCTGGGGTGGAGTGCCAGGCGAATACATGCAGCATTAGTGCATACACCACCTTTCTTGGCAAAGCAggctgaaagggaaaaatctgAGCTTCTCCCATGATACTGCTGTAGGCAGTGACAGTTCCCACCTGGAAATGCTGATAGAGAAGCTCTCCACACAGGGCTGTCAGCAGCTTTTATATTGGGATAAGATGATGGTGTGAAAATCTTTTCCCTTTGTCACACAAAGCATGGCTGAGTTAATTTGCAATTTGTCTGAATTACACCATTAACCAATCCATTCTTCTCTGACTTTACACACATAATTTTTATGGATGGTACTTGTCTTCCCAACAGCTTGATCAAATATTTCCATCCCTTGTGCTGTTAACTTGTTTGTCCCGTTTGTCCTAAAAACCTCCTCTGGCCCCTGTAGTCTCgtaaaatattttgtacttaGCCATGACGATAGGAGCAGAAGTTAGTAAAAGTCATTAAGGGGGAGAATCAGGTTCTGGCATTCCAAACGCAGTGGTGCTTTCATCTCTAATTCAATTAGAGATGtctcatatatttttaatattttattctgaattctttttaaaagatttatgtAGAATTTTCCATTAAATCTGCTGCTGTCTTTTTGTACTTaaataaacccaaacaaacaggGGTATGTTTTGGTTTCAATTACAGGTGAAACTAATGTGGAAGTAATTcaagaaaaaattcagaaagcagtcAATGGGCAATATGCTCTTTTCTGCCTCGGTTTCGGGTTTGATGTCAGTTACAAGTTCCTGGAAAAAATGGCCCTAAGCAACGGAGGGATAGCACGTCGTATATATGAAAATGCTGATGCAGCCTTGCAGCTCCAGGTCAGGACTAAGGAACATGCCATAACAGCCACCTATCAGCTACAGCTTGCGTATAGTctcagcagcaaaaccacagaTTTTCTGAGATGAAGAGTTGGTTTTGAGTTTATCTGCTaattttggggagggaggaaggcagtTTTGGGGTATCTGAGGGTTTGTAACCTAACCATGGCTCAAAGTTGACATCCTTCTCAAATCAGCTGGTCATTTGGACAAACCTGGAAACTCTCACATTTCTGTACCCAAAAAGACAAACTGTCCAGTGGAAGTGATAGTGGAATAACTTAGATTCTTGGGTCTGATTTCAAGCTGCTTGAAGTCCTACCACTGGGAGCTGTTTGTTACAGTTTCCCTAAAAATCAGTGGGTAGTTTCAGACACCTAAAGGCAAACTGGCTCTGCAGTGTCACCATCCTGGGTCTTTCTTGCCCATCTGGAGAGGGTTGTTAACTTTTGGGACATTCCCTTTTTTGGGAACCCACTTCTGCCTGTTCTGGCTGGATTTGCCTAATACCAGCCCCAGttcagcaaagaagaaagaataatcCTCAGAATtagtcaaattaaaaaaaaaaaaaaaaaaacagatgtggAAAGTGATTAAAGCAAAACACCTAACAGGGTGGGATGGTGATAATGGGGATGCTGCTTGGTTACTTGAATTGCCATGGGAAATACAGTTTATATCGCATCACCAGCCTGGCTGGAGGGGGTGTGCAGCAGTTTTACACAAGCCACTGCTGCCCATCtctgttgaaagaaaaagctttgctcctttctttttaagggGGTTTTAGACATTCAACATATTGCTGCGTATAATTTTTGTAGTCATttgtgctctctctctctctctctgcttctctctaGGGCTTTTATCAAGAGGTGGCTACCCCAATATTAATGAAAATTGAAATGCAGTATCCAGAAAATGCCGTTGAGGGATTaaccaaaaattatttcaagctgTTTTTTGAAGGATCTGAAATTATAGTATCTGGAAAAATTAGCAATGAGCTTGATCTTTTGCCAGTAGAAATTAAAGCTCAGTCAGTAAGTGTTTAGTTTACTAACTATGAAAAACATTACCTCCCTGCTGTCTTTTATGGTGCAATAGGAGACTTCATGAAGTCTTTTGTGTGCAATATATGTTGTCTACATTTGGGCATTCAGCTGTTTTCCcattttaggaaaatatttgagaaTTTGAACAATTTTCCCCTCCTTGAATTtgctacaaaagaaaaaccttgaAGTATATCCACAAATAAGCAAACAGCAATTTTAATCCTTTCAAACCCATAATATTTTGGCCTTTCAAGCATTTTTAGGAAACTGGTTTGTATTTTTAGAATGAAGAAGGAAACCTGAATTATTCATCTCAAAAATGTTGAAATAGAACAATTTCattacctccttttttttcaacATTGTTTCGAGTCCAGAATTATATATCCAAAATACATTCTGCTTTGGTGGTTTGGGGGTGCATTTTCAAATGGGAAAACAGCTTGCTTGAAAACTTTTTGAGGGACAAAAGGGCACTTTGGTACTGAAAGATGTTCTTTTAAGTCTAATAATGTGACTATAAAAGAAGTCCAGAACTGTTCTTTTGATGGTCAGTTTTCTCCCACTTCAGCATGCTAGTGACTTGACTCTTAAAGAAGAAGCAAACGTCAAAGAGAAGGAGCAAGTATTTCAAAATCAAAGTTACATCTTTGGAAATTTCATAGAAAGACTGTGGGCTTACTTAACCATTCAACAGCTTCTGGAAAAATCGTAAGCTATTTTAATGTTTCGTATTACAAATTTCTAACTTCTTAAGACACAAATTCCTTATTCACAAATTATATGATGggaaaatgcaacagaaatatttctgcagatAGTATTAAGAATATACCATACTGGAAGAATACGACATTGCTGTATGAGGAACATGAGGTGCCTTTCAGTTTATGATAGTACTGCGTCACTAAAaacatatatgtacacatataaaaacataaaatattctttatgaCATTactatgaaatacattttaattgcaTGGATTATGTTGAGCTGTTACTCACATCCAGAAATATTGTCTGTAGATAAGTGAATGGCAATAGCTAGTAAAGAGAACAATAAGTATGTCCATAAGACGTTACATAGATCATGTatctattatttttatgtatttgaacCATACATAGTGTTGCAAACAATTAAGCATCTCCATAATTTCAAGCATGTGAACAGCTGAGTTATCCCAATAAGACTACTCACCcttcaataataaaaaatacctGTGAAGACACAGCTAATACGAAAAGGAATCTGAAGGCAACCTGCTCATAGTCTCTATAGTTATTTCTTCATCAATAACACAGACATTAGTATTTCAGCACAAGAAGAGGACCAGAAAACCCTAGAGGCACAAGCCTTAGAGCTGTCTCTGCAGTACAGCTTCGTTACACCCCTCACTTCCATGGTGGTCACCAAACCtgctggccagcagcaggcagagctggcgAACAAACCCACCGAAGCTGGTAAGTGGGGCATCCAACAGCCCCCTGAAATATGCCTTTGCTATTCATGATTTGTTGTTGACCTCCAGTATAGGTTCATCTTATAGTGACGTGACACAACAATATGCCACATCAAAGGCAGGAGTTCAGGGATTAGCTtcctttagaaataaaacatacagGATTTTTTCAAAAGGTGAAGTGGTGAAATGAGCACTActactgaaatggaaaatgatttgtttaaatattaactAAAAGTAATTTAACAGTTGTTAATCAGCATTCCTGCCACTGCAAAGGGATTATGTACTTTTCTCTGTAGCATTAAAGTGGAAAAATGAATGCAGGGGAGGAAAGCATGCCATTGCTAGGAGTCTTGCATGTGCTCTACCTATCTAtcttttaacacaaaaaaagctCATCACCTGAAGCCCAACACCCACTTGTCTCAGTCTTCTGGTTTGCGCATGGGTAAAGTAATTTAGTGTTAACTGTATGACACTAACCTATCCCTCTTCCTTGTGTTAGATAATGAGAAGCCCAGCAGTTTTCCTGTAGGAggtaaatgttttcttcttttccagtaGCACATTTCCATAATAGcctctaatgaaaaaaaaaaaaaagcactcatGGTGGTTGTTCTATAGAGGGGAGTATCTGAGATCTGGAAAAACATGTGAAGCAAAACGTAAGGTCTGTTCAGGGTTTGGGTGGATAACATGGTCAAAGCGGGAAAGTCTTCCATTCAGAAAGTCTGGAAAGTCTGGAAGGCCAAAATTGTCCTTACTCATGAGGAAAAGTAGTTCTTCAAGCGAACGGTGCTAAtgatgttttctgcttctgcctaCCATCCACATAGCATCAGTCAAAAAATTAAGCTCAAGATATTTTGGAATTACTTCTGAGGATGatttaggtatttttttctctctttctggaAATAATGGATCTGTTTGactattaattttaaacttcCAGTGTTATTGATTTGATAATCTCAGCTATGACAACACATCATAATAGCAATGCTTTCGTAGGTGAAGAGGCCTGGTTTTGCTCTAgttctttcacagaaatgtaTTGAGGGAATTATAATGCTGCCCCATTCTCTGAAGGTTACCTGTTTCAAAGTGGCGCTGGGGATTTTAATAGCAGCAAACTCCCTGACCAGGAGCACAGCCCAGCAACTGTCCTGCCCTGCTCAGGGGGCATGCAGGGCTTGGCACTGTCCTTCCCTCAAAGCTCCCTTTGCCTGCAAGAGGAGAAGAGTTTGGGGCCACCTCTGCAGCACGACCTGTTTCCATAGCAGGTGCCGAGCCGTACGTCAGTGTGATGGTCAGGCAGGCACGGCTGCTCGAGGGCACAGGGATGTCCCCACCGGATCCGGGGTTGGTGCCCACCGCAGCATTGCTGAGCACCGTTGCTCTCCATCATGACGGACCAGCATGGCTGGAGTggacagggaggagaaggggcaaACAGGATGCTGGCTACTGGAACCAAGGGAGGTTTTGATGTGCTTTTTTGGGTGTTGTTGCAGTTTCTCATGTTGAGCTCATCTGATTTTTAATGGCCAGTAACAGCTCTTGGCTGGGGTGCAGTGCTCCAGAGGGACCATGTTGTGAGCCTGTGCTGGTGCTGTAGCTCCACATGGAGCTGGTCCCTTTGCAGAGCCTCCTGTGCCAGGTGTCCCCTGCCACCAGAAGCACCTGCCCTCGCACTGGGGATGGGCAACTCTGCTGCACCGGCACCAccgctcccccctccccatccccatgtgcAAGGCGGGTAAGGCCCCAGGCATCTAGCAGACAATCAAATCCCGTTGTGCAGATCCCTTCCTCACAAAGTTCTTAGTAGTTTTTGTCCATTTCCATCCTTTGGCTGGAAGTATGTTCTGGGGATCAGTGCTTATGCTCTGTGGACTTCATTACTGCGGATAGATTACTTTGGGGATGGAAGACAGATGCAGCTAGAGAATTACAGATTTGATGTTTGAAACACTCCCGTAAGGTATGTAATACAATCCTGAATAAAATACAGatactctcttttctttctgcagatgCTTATAGACTGAGGAGTGGATCACCTCCTGGTAAGTGCTCCTCCTTTGTTTTTAGtcagaataattttataaagTTCATTCATATGTAGGTTCATAACAACAGTactttaataaatacattttgatCTTTGGATGCCCACTTGATATACAATTTAGTTTTTATTATATGTATTTCAGTCCACAGATATTTTATAATGAACTATAAACTTTGAAAACAATCTTGGTCccttttcagaataaaacattattacacctcctgaaaataaatgtgaaagaTCTGGAAAAGCATATATTAGTAAGGTGAAGGAAATGggtgtaaaaaaaataatttaccagTCCTGGGGTTTGCTGTGTAACGCCAATATGGGGCACAGCCATCTACACAATGACAATGCCTGTCCTGCAAGGAGGAAGtcccagggtgctgcagggacagagctCAGCATCACCACGAGCTCCCATAGCGCAGAGCAGAGAAGACACTGGCTGCTGCCTGCGTAGGATCCGCACACACACACTCGTGGCTGTATCCAAAAAAGTCAGTGGGCAACGAGCAGGAGGGATTGCCTGTTTTaaagggtggggagggagatgCAAGGCACAACGCCAAACTGACAAAACATTGGAAAAACCTTTTATTTCAGGTCGATGGCGCTCTGAGCCCCAATCTGGCAGCAACAAGAAGCTGTTGTCAGTAGGTAGTTACTCACAGTCGCGTGCgagaggggctggggtgggtgcGCTGGGTTCAATGCTGCATAGCAGCCATTGGAAACACAGCTCTAAGCCCTCCTGCAGCTCAGGTTGAGCATGCCCCAGTGGCATGGTCAATCCTAAAAGGACTAGGCGCTGGCcgttgtgctttttttccccactgggaCATCTTGTTTTAAGCAAAGCTCTCTGTAGAAGTCAGTGAAGAGCTCTGCTAAAAAGGCTTCTGTCACAGTATTCTTCCTGGTTAATTAGCCAACTTAGAGATAAATGTTTcattaaacttttcttactgATTTTAAGTATTTCAGTTGCCAGGGTAAGACACAAAATGAGAGCACAACCTCTTGGTAAGTAATACATATACGAGTcccattttaataattaatgtaACTGTAATGTACAGTTTTTCATACAATAATGTTTTTTCTGACTGCATCAGCTCTATGAAAACCCTTTACCTCTTCTTGCAAACCTTGGCTGGTACTTTCCACATAAGTGAAAAACATCCCCATATCCCATGAGAAAGCTTCTCTGGCTCGAGGATATAACGCCAACAGCAATGTAGTGCAACAgatcttcagcttttttaagGGCCCATTGTCCTTAATAGACTCTAAGttttaaaatctgtcattttaaCTTGTATCAAGATGCTGTGTCTGGGTGTGCTTTTCAATAATTATTAATCATTCTATTCTATAAAATCTATAACTAATATATATAAATTGACTAAGTAATTTTGCTGTGCCTATCCAAAGGGCACAggctacatttttctttgcatgctatcattgttcttctgttttttcagccAGCGAATACCCACAGCTTCTCTTGCAATTAc encodes:
- the LOC104254892 gene encoding inter-alpha-trypsin inhibitor heavy chain H4, whose translation is MEERTLLALMVFSSLVVLAGTIAQKHAIEIYSLHVDCKVTSRFAHTVITSKIVNRANESREATFEVELPKTAFITNFSMSIDGKVYPGIIKEKASAQKEYDTAVSHGQSAGLVKITGRKLEQFHVSVSIAAASKVTFELTYEELLKRQLGKFELLIKVRPKQLVKHFQIDVHIFEPQGIRFLETDSTFMTNELTEALTKVWNETKAHILFKPTVDQQKINPELNETLLNGDFVVRYDVKRGATAGDIQIVNGYFVHYFAPHEMPVFPKNVIFVIDRSGSMAGRKIEQTRDALLKVLQDLHPEDHFSFITFNSKVVEWKSSLLQATAENVASASGFVQTLSASGGTDIDHALLTAVRVLDKAERLPERSVSMIILLTDGQPTSGETNVEVIQEKIQKAVNGQYALFCLGFGFDVSYKFLEKMALSNGGIARRIYENADAALQLQGFYQEVATPILMKIEMQYPENAVEGLTKNYFKLFFEGSEIIVSGKISNELDLLPVEIKAQSHASDLTLKEEANVKEKEQVFQNQSYIFGNFIERLWAYLTIQQLLEKSISAQEEDQKTLEAQALELSLQYSFVTPLTSMVVTKPAGQQQAELANKPTEADNEKPSSFPVGDAYRLRSGSPPGRWRSEPQSGSNKKLLSVVARVRHKMRAQPLASEYPQLLLQLPKQNEIICLNAGGKAQPSVHLLSDPEQGLTVTGKLGDRINHFVQFEINYVNPPARIRVSMDEIVLSHYNESTRLPWTESATSTVQGLRVSVEKERSVTASLSDTVTVKISYVKFPDYFLGLYFLNTDRFSDKVSGVLGQFYSKAQFGNNSNINQRADERLLSVSGSEHKVTRQYKKDYRLESTSDPVSCWSIDVTP